A portion of the Polaribacter cellanae genome contains these proteins:
- the fumC gene encoding class II fumarate hydratase: MTKFRIEKDTMGQVEVPADKYWGAQTERSRNNFKIGTPASMPLEIVYGFAYLKKAAAYTNTELGVLAEEKRDLIAQVCDEILEGKHDNQFPLVIWQTGSGTQSNMNVNEVIANRAHEIAGKVIGEGEKTIQPNDDVNKSQSSNDTFPTGMHIAIYKKIVETTMPGIIKLRNTLHDKAVVFKDVVKIGRTHLMDATPLTLGQEFSGYVAQLDFGLKALENTLAHLSQLALGGTAVGTGLNTPKGYDVLVAKYIAEFTELPFITAENKFEALAAHDALVETHGALKQIAVSLNKIANDIRLMASGPRSGIGEIIIPANEPGSSIMPGKVNPTQAEAITMVCAQVMGNDVAVTVGGTQGHYELNVFKPMMAANVLQSAQLIGDACTSFEENCVAGIEPNHTRIAELVSNSLMLVTALNTKIGYYKAAEIANTAHENGTTLKHEAVRLGYVTPEEYDAWVKPEEMTGGLK; this comes from the coding sequence ATGACGAAATTCAGAATTGAAAAAGATACAATGGGTCAAGTTGAAGTCCCAGCAGATAAATATTGGGGAGCACAAACAGAACGTTCTCGTAACAATTTTAAAATTGGTACACCAGCTTCTATGCCTTTAGAAATTGTGTATGGTTTTGCCTATTTAAAGAAAGCTGCAGCTTACACAAATACAGAATTAGGCGTTTTAGCAGAAGAAAAAAGAGATTTAATCGCACAAGTTTGTGACGAAATTTTAGAAGGAAAACACGACAATCAATTTCCGTTAGTAATTTGGCAAACAGGTTCTGGAACACAATCGAACATGAATGTGAACGAAGTAATTGCTAACAGAGCTCATGAAATTGCAGGAAAAGTTATTGGCGAAGGCGAAAAAACCATTCAGCCAAATGACGATGTAAACAAATCGCAATCTTCTAACGACACCTTTCCAACAGGAATGCATATTGCTATCTACAAGAAAATTGTAGAAACAACAATGCCTGGAATTATAAAATTAAGAAATACTTTACACGACAAAGCTGTTGTTTTTAAAGATGTTGTAAAAATTGGTAGAACACATTTAATGGATGCTACTCCACTTACATTAGGTCAGGAATTTTCTGGTTATGTGGCACAGTTAGATTTCGGTTTAAAAGCATTAGAAAACACATTAGCGCATTTAAGCCAGTTGGCTTTAGGAGGAACTGCAGTAGGTACAGGATTAAACACTCCAAAAGGTTATGATGTTTTAGTAGCAAAATACATTGCAGAATTTACAGAGTTGCCATTTATAACCGCAGAAAATAAATTTGAAGCTTTAGCAGCACACGATGCTTTAGTAGAAACACATGGTGCTTTAAAACAAATTGCGGTTTCATTAAATAAAATTGCAAACGATATTAGATTAATGGCTTCAGGACCAAGATCTGGAATTGGAGAAATTATCATTCCAGCCAATGAACCTGGTTCTTCTATTATGCCAGGAAAAGTAAATCCAACACAAGCAGAAGCAATTACAATGGTTTGTGCACAAGTTATGGGTAATGATGTTGCTGTTACAGTTGGTGGAACCCAAGGCCATTACGAATTAAACGTTTTTAAACCAATGATGGCTGCAAACGTGTTGCAATCTGCTCAATTAATTGGAGATGCTTGTACTTCTTTCGAAGAAAACTGTGTTGCTGGTATTGAACCCAATCATACAAGAATTGCAGAATTGGTAAGTAATTCTTTAATGTTAGTTACTGCTTTAAACACCAAAATTGGTTATTACAAAGCCGCAGAAATTGCAAATACAGCTCACGAAAACGGAACTACTTTAAAACACGAAGCTGTTCGTTTAGGATATGTAACTCCAGAGGAATATGATGCTTGGGTAAAACCAGAGGAAATGACTGGAGGGTTAAAATAG
- a CDS encoding cyclase family protein, whose amino-acid sequence MKIIDLSKPIKYTKSDPWFMKVKIKHKPHRKAGLLLRFLGLPKKLFPKGFEGWADDTIKKMGVHSTTHIDAPWHYSPTVNGERAKTIDEIPLDWCYGDGIVIDMKHKKDFDPITVLDIQDFLNKEKLSLKEGMIVLIKTGRDVYNGTKNFPDIGTGMSAKATEWLIDKGIKVMGIDSWGWDLPLKHLIKKAKENNDSELFWEAHLVGQRKEYCHIEQLVNLDELPIVGFKIAVFPLKIVGASAAPARVVAIIE is encoded by the coding sequence ATGAAAATTATAGATTTATCAAAACCAATTAAGTATACTAAATCTGACCCTTGGTTTATGAAAGTAAAAATCAAGCATAAACCACACAGGAAAGCAGGTTTGCTGTTACGTTTTTTGGGATTGCCAAAAAAATTATTTCCAAAAGGATTCGAGGGTTGGGCAGATGATACTATAAAAAAAATGGGAGTGCATTCAACAACACATATTGATGCACCTTGGCATTATTCTCCTACTGTGAATGGAGAGCGTGCCAAAACAATAGACGAAATTCCTTTAGATTGGTGTTATGGTGATGGTATTGTTATTGACATGAAACATAAAAAGGACTTTGATCCAATTACCGTTTTAGATATACAGGACTTCTTAAACAAGGAAAAATTATCTCTAAAAGAAGGAATGATTGTGTTAATTAAGACAGGTCGAGATGTTTATAACGGAACGAAAAATTTCCCAGACATAGGAACTGGAATGAGCGCAAAAGCTACTGAATGGTTAATTGATAAAGGAATTAAGGTAATGGGCATTGATTCATGGGGTTGGGATTTACCATTAAAACACTTAATAAAAAAAGCCAAAGAAAATAATGATTCTGAATTATTTTGGGAAGCACACTTAGTAGGACAGCGAAAGGAGTATTGCCACATAGAGCAACTTGTAAATTTAGATGAGCTTCCTATTGTGGGATTTAAAATTGCAGTATTCCCACTAAAAATTGTTGGAGCTTCAGCTGCACCAGCCAGAGTCGTTGCTATAATTGAATAG
- the folE gene encoding GTP cyclohydrolase I FolE, translating to MNDERIEEIGDNHVATSAKTPLRADAFTISDEEKINKIQESVKDILHTLGMDLEDDSIQGTPKRVAKAFVNEIFMGLNPANMPNPSTFDNNYNYGEMLVEKNIVVYSTCEHHLLPIIGRAHVAYISNGKVIGLSKMNRIVEYFSKRPQVQERLTMQIVQAMQEALGTQDVACVIDAKHLCVNSRGIKDIESSTVTSEFGGKFKEKETKKEFLQYLQMDTNF from the coding sequence ATGAATGACGAAAGAATTGAAGAAATAGGTGATAATCACGTAGCAACTTCTGCGAAAACTCCATTAAGAGCAGATGCTTTTACTATTTCTGACGAAGAAAAAATAAATAAAATCCAAGAAAGTGTAAAGGATATTTTACATACTTTAGGAATGGATTTAGAAGACGATAGTATTCAGGGAACCCCAAAAAGAGTTGCAAAAGCATTTGTAAACGAAATTTTTATGGGATTGAATCCTGCAAATATGCCAAATCCATCTACATTCGACAATAATTACAATTATGGTGAAATGTTGGTAGAAAAAAATATTGTGGTGTATTCTACTTGCGAGCATCATTTATTGCCAATTATTGGTAGAGCGCACGTTGCTTACATTTCTAATGGAAAGGTAATTGGACTTTCTAAAATGAATAGAATTGTAGAGTATTTTTCTAAAAGACCACAAGTGCAAGAGCGTTTAACAATGCAAATTGTGCAAGCGATGCAAGAAGCTTTAGGAACGCAAGATGTTGCTTGTGTTATAGATGCAAAACATTTATGTGTAAATTCGAGAGGCATAAAAGATATTGAAAGTTCCACAGTAACATCTGAATTTGGTGGAAAGTTTAAAGAGAAAGAAACTAAAAAAGAATTTTTACAGTATTTACAAATGGATACTAATTTTTAA
- a CDS encoding transposase, whose translation MSEQSKGRNYLFSPKGRLGLMFLKHYANCSDRKLIEQLNSNLDYQFFCDIELGFERLTNYKIVSQIRCELAEKLDINSIEKILFNSWKNEIENPNQIVMDATCYESEVRYPSIQKLLWESVHWLYNQLRKTCSILGVKMIRSKYIKWKKRYQGFSKMRRKTKSKRISLTRGLLNLLSKFINFEKKLSENHNIEFIALYYKRINTIQRIYKQQKDHFDTGEKIKDRIVSIQKDYIRPIVRGKEVKPVEFGAKVNKVQIDGISFIEHINFNAFHEGNRFIQTVQKAQGLTRKKVKIAGADKIYATNKNRKHCSSKNIETDFIPKGKKPKNHKEKKQLRAIIAKERATRLEGSFGKDKEYYHLRKIKAKTKKNEILWIFFGIHTGNALEIGRRKIAKTAQQVA comes from the coding sequence ATTTCTGAACAATCAAAAGGGAGAAACTATCTTTTTAGCCCTAAAGGAAGACTAGGTTTAATGTTTTTAAAACATTATGCTAATTGTTCAGATAGAAAATTGATTGAGCAACTAAACTCGAATTTAGACTATCAATTTTTCTGTGATATAGAACTAGGTTTTGAACGCTTAACAAACTATAAAATAGTGAGCCAAATACGTTGTGAATTAGCAGAGAAACTCGATATTAATTCCATAGAAAAAATTCTATTCAACTCTTGGAAAAACGAAATTGAAAACCCCAATCAAATTGTAATGGATGCTACTTGTTATGAAAGTGAAGTTCGTTACCCTAGCATCCAAAAATTACTTTGGGAGTCGGTTCATTGGTTGTACAATCAATTACGTAAAACCTGCTCTATATTAGGGGTTAAAATGATTAGAAGTAAATATATCAAGTGGAAAAAACGTTATCAAGGATTTAGTAAAATGCGAAGAAAAACCAAGTCGAAACGTATTTCATTAACCCGAGGTTTACTCAATCTGTTAAGTAAATTTATCAACTTTGAAAAAAAGTTGTCAGAAAATCACAATATTGAGTTTATAGCTTTGTATTATAAGCGAATAAATACAATTCAAAGGATTTACAAACAACAAAAAGATCATTTTGATACAGGAGAAAAAATCAAAGATAGAATTGTAAGCATTCAAAAGGATTATATTCGTCCTATTGTTCGAGGAAAGGAAGTAAAACCTGTTGAATTTGGAGCAAAAGTTAACAAAGTTCAAATTGATGGAATTAGCTTTATCGAACATATTAACTTTAATGCATTTCATGAAGGAAATCGTTTTATTCAAACAGTCCAAAAAGCACAAGGATTAACTCGAAAAAAAGTAAAAATAGCTGGAGCAGATAAAATTTATGCCACCAATAAAAATAGAAAACACTGTAGTTCTAAGAACATAGAAACAGACTTTATCCCCAAGGGAAAAAAGCCGAAAAATCATAAAGAAAAAAAGCAACTTAGAGCTATTATCGCAAAAGAAAGAGCTACAAGATTAGAAGGTTCTTTTGGAAAGGATAAAGAATATTATCACTTACGAAAAATAAAAGCCAAAACTAAAAAGAATGAAATTCTATGGATATTCTTTGGAATACACACAGGGAATGCTCTTGAAATTGGCCGAAGAAAAATAGCTAAAACAGCACAACAAGTAGCCTAA
- a CDS encoding sensor histidine kinase: MNFSLKNKVKSNSFQLILKRNLLCFIFSVLFINAVFSQETNFEKLEVFKDYTSYKISDIHQDKNKYLWFSSDKGILRFDGEKITKFNTKKSTTLLSKNDSLFIGTKNGITIRTKKGFSNFEGKEIHKIIEHNNQIYVGSSQGIFQFKTNYLQPLKTTYNLDFSVVNDIIFYNKFFYIASNSGLWKLDKLYKPTIIKKLKSGTYNSFLKVNSSLLVVENNNAIINIIGEENFVKKYTKNNISNISLINNKIYVITKNNGITILEVATFNFKKSINKYNSNLKTNTIFKIFKDAENNVFIATDNGIFINKNSKDTRSPSLIIEDVLVNFSSLSSLNNNYSNETLLLESDQNNISFLFKGIAIQQSKNIEYRFQLNNDFSPWSSTKRVDFANLKYGNYNFIVESKFKNSDEISRKKFSFTIDKPFYLKVWFIILSIAIFCFLLALIIDIYIRKINKKNQQKVQQLKLKNHLLTLEHKALQLQMNPHFIFNVLNGIKALGNAGNTKELNKTVSQFSVLLRSVLNNSRLEEISLKNEIETLTNYLGLEQKMSSKSFQYKIETNLNNIDVEEILIPPMLVQPFVENAIKHGILANKEGKITIYFEVKQHNLECTITDNGIGFHQSKKVNNNISHKSVALKITKERIENLSKKGTFTIEEITKENHILGTKVWFKIPLKTDY, from the coding sequence ATGAATTTTTCTCTAAAAAATAAAGTAAAATCTAATTCTTTTCAACTTATATTGAAGAGAAATTTGCTGTGTTTTATCTTCTCGGTTTTATTTATAAATGCTGTTTTTTCACAAGAAACCAACTTCGAAAAATTAGAAGTTTTTAAAGATTATACATCGTATAAAATTTCTGATATCCATCAAGATAAAAATAAGTATCTCTGGTTTTCTTCTGATAAAGGTATTTTACGGTTTGATGGAGAAAAAATCACGAAATTTAATACAAAAAAGTCAACCACACTTTTATCTAAAAATGATAGTCTTTTTATAGGTACAAAAAACGGAATAACCATAAGAACTAAAAAAGGGTTTTCTAATTTTGAAGGCAAAGAAATCCACAAAATAATTGAACATAACAATCAAATTTATGTGGGTTCTAGTCAAGGGATTTTTCAATTTAAAACAAATTATTTACAACCTTTAAAAACCACGTATAATTTAGATTTTTCGGTTGTTAACGATATTATTTTTTACAATAAGTTCTTCTACATTGCTTCCAATAGCGGCTTATGGAAATTAGATAAACTTTATAAACCAACAATAATAAAAAAGCTTAAAAGCGGAACTTATAATTCGTTTTTAAAAGTAAATTCTTCTCTTTTAGTTGTAGAAAATAACAATGCAATTATAAACATTATAGGTGAAGAAAATTTCGTTAAAAAATATACAAAAAATAATATTTCTAACATTTCTCTTATAAATAATAAGATTTATGTGATTACTAAAAATAATGGAATTACTATTTTAGAAGTTGCTACTTTCAACTTTAAAAAAAGCATTAATAAATACAATAGCAATTTAAAAACAAACACTATTTTCAAGATTTTTAAAGATGCTGAAAACAATGTTTTTATAGCAACAGATAATGGAATTTTTATAAATAAAAATTCGAAAGACACGAGATCTCCTTCTCTAATAATTGAAGATGTTTTAGTAAACTTTAGTTCTTTAAGTTCACTAAATAATAATTATTCAAATGAAACATTGTTATTAGAATCTGACCAAAATAATATTTCTTTTTTGTTTAAGGGTATTGCCATTCAACAATCAAAAAATATAGAATATCGTTTTCAATTAAACAACGATTTTTCTCCTTGGAGTTCTACAAAAAGGGTAGATTTTGCAAATTTAAAATATGGAAATTACAATTTTATTGTAGAATCGAAATTTAAAAATTCAGATGAAATCAGTCGTAAAAAATTCTCTTTTACTATTGATAAACCTTTTTATTTAAAAGTATGGTTTATAATACTTTCAATCGCTATTTTCTGTTTTTTATTAGCGTTAATTATCGATATTTATATTCGAAAAATCAATAAAAAAAATCAACAAAAAGTACAGCAACTAAAACTCAAAAATCATTTATTAACTTTGGAGCATAAAGCGTTGCAATTACAAATGAATCCGCATTTTATTTTTAATGTTTTAAACGGAATAAAAGCCTTAGGAAATGCTGGAAACACAAAGGAATTAAACAAAACAGTTTCACAATTTTCTGTGCTTTTAAGAAGTGTTTTAAACAATTCGAGATTGGAAGAAATTAGTTTGAAAAACGAAATTGAAACGCTGACAAACTACTTAGGTTTAGAGCAAAAAATGAGTTCAAAATCTTTTCAATATAAGATAGAAACAAATTTAAATAATATAGATGTTGAAGAAATTCTAATTCCGCCAATGTTGGTGCAACCTTTTGTAGAAAATGCTATTAAACACGGAATTTTAGCAAATAAAGAAGGAAAAATTACCATTTATTTTGAGGTAAAACAACACAATTTAGAGTGTACAATTACCGATAATGGCATTGGATTTCATCAATCTAAAAAAGTAAATAATAATATTTCTCATAAATCTGTCGCATTAAAAATAACGAAAGAAAGAATCGAAAATTTATCAAAAAAAGGCACTTTTACCATTGAAGAAATAACAAAAGAAAACCATATTTTAGGAACTAAAGTTTGGTTTAAAATTCCACTAAAAACGGATTATTAA
- a CDS encoding LytR/AlgR family response regulator transcription factor, whose product MKKITAIIIEDNPLALEMLTSDISNNHKEIEILGTATSVVEASKLIRKKTPDILFLDIMLGDGTGFDVLEIFPDLQSKIIFVTASDAHAIKAFKFSAIDYILKPYSDSDLEIAIEKAKNQIQPDKAQLEVLQQAVTSPHNKPEKISLHTSDKIIVVNISDIIRCKSDNNYTTFHFNDSTKILVSKTLKYYADMLKEVGFLRVHQSHLINTKYIKEFIKSDGGYLLLTDKSNVPVSVRKRAEVLEILNSY is encoded by the coding sequence ATGAAGAAAATTACAGCAATCATCATAGAAGACAATCCTTTAGCATTAGAAATGCTAACCAGCGATATTTCCAATAATCATAAAGAAATTGAAATTTTAGGCACTGCAACTTCTGTTGTAGAAGCCTCTAAATTAATTCGTAAAAAAACGCCAGATATTTTATTTCTTGATATTATGTTGGGTGATGGAACTGGTTTCGATGTTCTGGAAATTTTTCCTGATTTACAATCGAAAATTATTTTCGTGACTGCAAGTGATGCTCATGCCATAAAAGCATTCAAATTTTCTGCAATTGATTATATTTTAAAACCCTATTCAGATTCCGATTTAGAGATTGCCATTGAGAAAGCAAAAAATCAAATTCAACCAGACAAAGCACAACTAGAGGTTTTACAGCAAGCTGTAACTTCGCCACATAACAAGCCAGAAAAGATTTCTTTACATACTTCCGATAAAATAATTGTAGTAAATATTAGTGATATTATCCGCTGTAAATCCGACAATAATTACACCACTTTTCATTTTAATGATAGCACAAAAATATTAGTTTCTAAAACATTAAAATATTATGCAGACATGCTAAAGGAAGTCGGTTTTTTAAGAGTACACCAAAGCCATTTAATAAACACGAAATACATTAAAGAGTTTATAAAATCTGATGGAGGTTATCTTTTGTTAACCGATAAATCGAATGTGCCAGTTTCTGTTAGAAAAAGAGCCGAAGTTTTAGAAATATTGAATTCTTATTAG